GGCTCCTTCGTATTGGCTGTGAATTTGCTGGCACTCTGCCAAGCCATTCGAGGAGCCCTCTTTCATGCTATATCGCCGATTTGGCCGAACTGAATTGCAAATGCCTGTCCTGTCCTGCGGCGGCATGCGATACCAGCACAAGTGGGAGGACACGCCGCTCGCCGACATTCCGGACGAGAATCAGCGCAATCTCGAAGCCACCATCGCTCGCGCGATCGGTGCCGGCATCAACCACATTGAAACGGCACGCGGCTACGGCAGCAGCGAACGTCAGCTTGGCCAGATTCTGCCGAAGTACCCGCGCGAGAGCCTGATCGTCCAGACCAAGGTTGCTCCCGAAGCCGACAGCGGAGTCTTCCGCAAGAACGTCCTAGAATCCCTCGAACGGCTGAATCTCGATTACGTCGATCTGCTCGGCCTGCATGGGATCAACAATGACGAAACCTACGAATGGTCCGTGCGTGAGGGAGGATGTCTGCAAGTCGCGCGCGAGTTGCAAAGCCAGGGCCTCGTTCGACACATCGGTTTCTCGACCCACGCCACGCCGGAGTTCCTGCCCACCGCGATCAAGACCGACGTTCACGGCGGGTTCGACTACGTCAATCTGCACTGGTATTGGATCTACCAAAGAAACTGGGGCGCGATTCTCGAAGCGCGCAAACGCGACATGGGCGTCTTCATTATCAGCCCGTCGGACAAGGGCGGAATGCTGTACAATCCTCCGGAGAAGCTTTGCCGTCTCACCGAGCCCGTCCATCCAATCATCTTCAACGACCTCTTCTGCCTGTCTCATCCCGAGGTTCACACGCTCAGCATCGGCGCAGCGAAACCCGGAGATTTCGACCTGCACGTCGAAGCCATTGAGAATTGGTGGGACAAGCGCGACGAGATCGTCGCACCTGTCGAAGAAGCTCTTCGTGCAGAGATCGCGAAGACTTTCGATTCAGACTATCTGGAGAACTTCGAGAAGGGTGTTCCGGAATTCCGCCATCTGCCCGGCGATACCAATGTGCAGATTATCCTTTGGCTGCATATGCTCGCAAAGAGCTTCGACCTCGAGGAATACGGCAAGATGCGCTACAATCTGCTTGGCAACGCGGGCCACTGGTTTCCAGGAACGAACGCGGCCGATTTCGACGAAGCCGCCATGCGGGAGGCCCTCAGAGACACCGCCGATCCGGAGCGCATCATTCGGACGCTGCATGAAGCGCACGAGATGCTCGTTCGCGACCCAGTGAAGCGCCTCAGCGAGAGCTGACAAATCGCCACAAAGAACAAGACGCACAGGGGCCAAGAACCGGTCCCCTCTGCGTCTTTGACTTTCATATGGGGGCTGCTCAATCCTCCCACTTGCTCTCTGTACCGGTGGTTGTTGTGCCGCCGCCTTGCCCTTTGCCGCGGGCCCGCATATCCTCGACCTTCTCCTTCAAGGCCATCATGTCGCGGTCGTTCTTCCGCATCAGCAGCGCCTGGTCGACGAAGATACCGGCGACAGAGGTATCGCCCGCAAGCAGGTAGGCCTTCGCGATGTGGCCATAGATCTCGAACGTCAGATCCGGAACCGTCTCCTTCACCGGCGACGCCACAATTCGCAGAACATCGCCCTCGAACTTCCCGCGCTTGTCCTCAAACGCGATCACATTCAGCCCGATTTCCACACAGTTTCGTACGCCCTGGTAGAGCATGCGCATCAGGTCGAGCGGCAGCTTGCTGTGCACGCCGGTGCGCATGATATCCAGCAGCGAGCCGAAATCGCGCGGCTCGATCCACCCGCGCCGCATCCACTTGTCGTTCGTCATCCGGAAGCGATATTCGAGCAACTTCCCGCAGTGCATCGTCCACGTGTAGTACACCATCTTCACGCAGCGATACATGCGCGATGTTTGCTCGTCGGACTTCTCCGACAAGTGACTCATATCCGGAATATAGCGTGCCAGAATACACGCCAACTCCTCGCATTCCCAAAGCATATTGAACGGCGCGCGTCCCTGCTCGCGATCGAAGTCGCTGGCCATGGCAATGATCTTCGTACAAGCCTCCAGCACCGATTCCTTCAGACCATGGTTTGCCAGGTAGTCCGCCGCCACGTAGTGCGCATCGTGATAGTAGCCCTTGTCACAGAGCTTTAGCGCCTCGCGAATCGATTCATCTGCTGTTGTGCCGACACTCAACTGCTTCTGCCGTTCCTGTGCTTCAAGCGGCGGCTTGATCGGTTCCAGAAACTGGCGATACTTGGCGCGTGGGTGCCCATCATCGGATTGCGATGAATGGAGTTGTACCGCTGATTTCGGCCCTTCCGTGGGAACAGCCTTCGGGGGAAGCGGCCTGGGGTTCGGGTTCCTGATGGCGCCCTCTGGGATAGGGCGCCTGGGACGCACTGGACCAATGTCATCTAATGTGATTTCCGGCTTCCGTTTTGGCGGGGGAGCAGTCTTCTTTGGCAGCGGCTTCCCGCCGCCCGGCACGCCTGTTTTTTGAGCAGGACGCTGCTTGGCGACCGGCTTGGGCGCGGGTTTCATTCGCTCTTCCCGCGCCTGCGCCTCCAGAGCCTTCCTGCGCCAGGGACTGACCGGAATGTTGGCGGGAATCTGGCCCGACTTCGTGCCCGTCGTATAGACTCCGGAAGAACGAGACGACATCCGCCGGCGCGTCTGTTCCTGGGCCAGCAACTGGCGCAACTTATCGAGACCCGCCACTGCCAGCAGTCGGCGGACTTCGCGAAACTCCTCCGACCCCGGGTGAGGCGACGTGTCGTGCATGTTGTCCGGTGTGAGGTTGGCAAGAAACAGCGAGAAGAATCCGCGATGACTGAAGATCTGATGATCCGGTTCAGTCACTCCCAGCAGGCGCAGAGCTTCCACGCACTTGCGCTCTTCCTCTGGCGTCAGCGATCGTCCTGGGCTCATCGCTCTCTCCCGGTATCGGTGCGAGGCCCCAATTGGCGAACTTGGGCTTTAAATGGGAACAAAGCACATAGGAGAAACCCCTGTCAAGACAACACGGAAGCAAAATAAGAGAATCGTGTACTAACAGCACACAGAACAGGGATTGATGTGGACATGTCCAGGTTTTTGGGGCGCAGGACTACTTCTTCTTCCGGATTCCATCCCACCAGCGCTTCTTCTTCGGGGCGCCGGGCTTATCCGATTCCTCATCCGGGACATCCTGATGGCGGGCGCGCTGCAGCCGCGCCCTCAATCGGTCAATCTCAGGATTATCCGGCAGAATACTGGAGGCCATCGTCAGGAAGTTGTTCGCATTCGTCAGATCCCCGGCGCGATGGTACGCCCGGACGATATCGCAGGCGACGTCAAACGCCAGCTTCTCGTAGTTCTCGCGCAGTGGCGAGATGACGATCCGCAGGAACTCCGCCTCGAACTTGCCCTGCTTATCCGGGAAGGCGATGACATGCTCGCCAACTTCCATCACGTGACGCGCACTCTTATAGAGCCGCCGCATCATTTCCATCGGCAGATTCGTTCGCGCCCCGGAACGGAAGACATCCAGCACAAACCCGAAGTCGCTCGGTTCCACCCACTGCCGGCGCATCCACTCGTCGTTGCGAATGCGGTACTTGTACTCCACCAGCGCGCGGCAATGACGCAGCCACGTCTCGTAAATGTGAGCAACCATGCGGAACTTGGTTACCGTTTCTGCATCGCCCTTCTTCGACAGGCGCGAGACCTCGGGAATGAAGCGCACGATCGTCGCGGCCAGGTGCTCGCACTCGTGAAGCATATTCACCGGCCCGACGCCTTGCTCGCGATCGAAGCTCGAAGCGCGCTCGATCACGCCCAGGCCCGCCTCCAACACACCACTGCTCAAGCCGACATTCTCAAAGTACGCCGTCACCACGTAGTACGCATCCTGGTAACGGCCTTCGTTGCGCAGTTGCAGGATGTAGGTAATCGCCTCTTCCGTATCGGCCGGATCCAGGCTCTTCACGTCCAGATCGCTCTTCGGAAGGTTCACCTTGTGAGGATGGGGAGTATGAGTCGCCTGATATTTCTCCTCCTCTTCCTCCTCATCACCCTCGACCAGCGTCACTTCGTCCGCGATTCCGGGCGTGGGCGTCCGGAAGGCCGAAGAGGGCGTCTCGATTCCCTCCACTCCGGTCGAGGGGCGGATTGGCTGCTTCTCGGCCTCCACTCGTTTTGCCAGCAGCTCACGCAGCCGCTCGGCCCCCGCCCGGGACAGCAGCTTGCGGATTTCCATGAAGGCTTCCACGTCCGGATGGGCCGCGCCTTCCCCCATCTCATCCGCGGTCAAACCAGTCATATAAAGGGCGAAGTAACCGTGATTGCTGATCAATGGATGATCCGGCCGGGTGATCCCCAGCACTTCCAACGCGGCCAGACACTGATCCTCTTGATCCGGCGTCAACGGAGCCTTTTTGGCCATCTCGATTGTCCCCGATGGTTTGTGGGCCATTCAGTCTCAAGGCTTACAAGCTCCTTCATCCACGCTTCGGTGCCGAGTGTCAAGCCGGGTGGCGGGAGGCCTCCCACTTGACTGAGGTTCACTCATGGAAATTGCGAAATCGATATGCTTTGAGAAATCGGGTTGCGGACCTGTCCTGACCACCCGCAAAATCCAGAAGCTGTCGGCGATTGGAACCGGCAGTTCAATATAGTCGGAGGGGAGATGATTGTGTCTACAGCGTTTGGGATGTATCGGGCGAGTGCGATGGCCGTCGCAGCCATCGCTGCGATCATTTTGATGGGTTGCGCCACCCAGGACACGGGTCCCGTCGAGGAGTGGCAGCAATTGCGCGACGAAGCGCAGTCCTATTTCTGCGAATGGAAAATCGGATCTGCTATCAATTCAGAATCCCAGGCCTATGACCTCGCCAAGGAGGAATTCGGCGAGGATGATCTCAGGACCGCAGAGATTCTTCATGGCTTGGCGCAATTGCACCGCGCTCACGGAGATGACGAGGTCGCCGAGGAGTTGTATCATCGAGCGCTTCGACTCTTTGAAGAGCACTACACGGCCGACGATCCGGAGCTCGCCCAGATTCTGGCGAATATGGCCCAAATGTACGCCGACAGGGAGGACTTCGAGCAGGCAGAGGCATACGCCGACCGCTCGTTTGCAATCCGAGAGAAGGCCTTCGGACCGGATTCGCCGGAGGTTGGCCAGAACTACTTTCTATACAGCTACATCCGACTTTCCGAGGAGAGGATCAACGAGGCGGAAGAATTGGCTCTCAGATGTTTCGAACTCCGCAAACCACTCGGCGATGACAATGAGTCTCTCTGCGATGAGCTCGGTCATCTTGCGACCGTGTACGAGTTCCAGGATCGATATGAGGAGGCGCTGGAGCTTCGAAAACGCGCCGTTGCCCTTTATGAAGACGAAATCGCAATTGTCTACCCGGATGGATACATTAACGTGCTCAATGGACTCGTGAATACCGAGTTGATGCTCGGCATGAACGAAGAAGCCGAAGAGCACCTCCTGAAGGCCCTTGAGATCGCCCAGGACTTCTTCGGTCCATCCGATGCTCACACAGCTGAGGAGATGGTAGGGATTGCCGAGGTGCATACATTCGTCATCAAGAGCGATCAGGCAAAAGACTGGATCGGGAAGGCCATGGAGGCGGTCGGCAAAGCCTTTGACCCGAACAGCCCGGAATATTCCGCAATGCATTGGAAACTCGAGCAGATGCGCAGTTCACTCGATGACTCGGAAGGAGCTTTGGAACTGGCCAATGAATGGCTGGAGCATGCGAGGGAGAAGTATGAGACCGATGGAGATGCCAGAGGGATGATCATCGCCCATGACGCTGTTGCAGGCGCCCTGATCAGGCTGAAGCGCCGGGACGAGACAATACTCCATCTTGAGAAAATGCTCAAGTTCCAGGAAATCCACTACGGTGCAAACCATAGCGAAGTTGGAATGACCCACCTCCTTCTAGCCTGCCATAGTCTTCTGAAAGGCGACAAGACACGAGTTGAGCAAGAGGTTGCCTGGGTTCGAGCAGTTTGGATGACGGCTCCAATCGATGAGAATCTGGAGAGGGTGGAACAATTGCAGCCATACATCCGGTATTTTGAATCCCAAGGCCGACACGATGTCGTGGCACTCATCCTGACACGCATCGTCGCGGTGTACGATGAGATCCTCGGTCCGACCGACGAGAAGACATTTGAAACCCTCTCCGATCTCACCGAGGCCTACTCCAATGACGGAGATATGGAGGGCGCACTCGATGTCCTCAAGGACGTCGTAGCCCGACGACGCGAAAGCCCCGGGAAGTACCAGATTAAAATGATCAGCGCGATGGATGATCTGGCTTCCTACTACGACTGGCTGGATATGTACGAAGAATCCGAACCGATCTACCGCGACGAGATCGATCTCCTCACTGCGAATGTTGGCCCTGAAGACTCTTGGACGGCCGATGCATGGAACAATCTGGGATATTCCCTCTGGCTCCAGGACAAAGACGAGGAAGCGGAAGAAGCCTATAAGAAATCCATCGCCATCTACGACTCGATCAGTCAAGACACACGCGGACGGCGAGCTTCTCCCACGTACAATCTTGCGCTTCTCTACGAATATCATGACAGAGCGGAAGACGCAGAGCGTTGTTTCATGCAGTGCCTCGCCATGGAAGAAGGCGAACTCGGCCCCGACCATCCCGAAGTCGCCGCCACCCTGCGCAGCATCGCCACCTTCTACAGAAACCTTGGCCGCGACGCTGAAGCAGAAGAATTCGACCAACGCGCTACCAATATCGATGGGGAGGAGTAGACCGTAAGGGACACGCGACTTGACCATGGAAGACCTGCGGAGTTTCAGGGAACGATTTGGAGACGATGAGGAAGCGCTTCGCCGCGAGCTTGAAGAACTGGAGAGCTCGGTCGCTCCGGATCTGTCTCGTCGACATGGGATCGTTGGTCGCCTGGCGGAGATCTGTCTGGAACGGAAGCAATTCGACGAGGCCGATCACTTCGCCGCACGCCTCGTTGAACTCGCTGTCGAAGAATACGGTCCGATTCATATCCGCGTGGCGGGCAGCCTCTCAAGTCTCGCAACGATCCGTCGGAAGTGGGGGAACTGGGAAGAGGCCAAGGTGCCATTCTATCGGGCAATCGAGGTCGCGCGACAGGTTCCCGCAACGCGCACGCTCGAGCAAGGCCAGGAGTTCCTCCGCAATGCACGTGATCTCTTCGCTCGCGGTTACGTGGAAGAAGCTGTCCTCGACCTGGAATTGGCCTGCCCGATTCTTCTCAGACACCTCGGCCCAGACCACCGAGATTACCTGAGGGCACTCCAGTTCCTGGCCACTGCCTACTCAGAGATCCCGGATCTGGACAGCGCCCGGCCGATCCAGAAGGAACTGCTGGAACATTGGCGCCGGAACGGCGGCGAGCAGAATGGCATGCTCGAGACGGCCCTTCAAAATATGGCTCGTCTCGAATCGCGGGCTGGCGCGTTGGTTGAGGCTCTGGAGTACTTCCTGGAATGGCGAGACCTTTGCCTGCAGGCCTATGGGTACTACGACCTCCTGACGGCCAATGCCTACGCCGAACTCGGTGGGTGCCTGCGTTACATGAAGCGATGGGAAGAGGCGAAAGAAATCCTGGAGATGGCGCTTGAGATTTATAAGGAACTGGACGCCTCTCGCCATCCCGGCAGCATCGAGCCACGCCTGGACCTTGCCTGGGTCGAAGGGAATACGGGTGGACTGCAAGCCGCCCAAAGCCTCTACCACGAAGCGCTCGACATACAGATCGAAACCACCGGAGAGATCCATCCCGAGGTCCACCGCATTCTCAAGATCCTGGCCAGCTTTCACGGTATGCGTGGGCGACATGATATCGCCGACCAACTCGATGAGGATGTCAGGCGGATCAAGAAGGCCTTGGAAGATCGTCCGGCGAACGCGTAGTCACGTTGCTCGCCGCCCTTCCCGCTTGCACCGGCGCCCCCGCCCGACTATCCCCCGTTGTCTTGACTCTGTGGAGGATTCGTCGTGGGCAAACGCGTCATCGTAACGGGCAGCAATGGACTGATCGGCTCGGAGTGCGTCCAGCACTTTGACGATCTCGGCTGGGAAGTCGTCGGCGTGGACAATAATATGCGCCGCCAGTTTTTCGGGCCGGACGGCGATACGCTTTGGAATCTGGAGCGCCTGCGCGCCGCGACGCGCAACTTCCGCCACTGCGACAGCGACATCCGCGACCGCGATTTCATCGACCGCCTGCTCGGCGAAGTCCGCCCCGACCTGGTCATTCACGCCGCCGCCCAGCCCAGCCACGATCTCGCCGCCCGCATTCCGGTCGACGATTTCGAGGTGAACGCCAACGGCACTCTGAACCTCCTCGAGGCCACCCGCCAGCACGCTCCCGAAGCCGTCTTTGTCTTCATGAGCACCAACAAGGTCTACGGCGACGCGCCCAACTCGCTGCCTCTCGAAGAGCTTGAAACCCGCTGGGATTTCGCCGACGAGCGCCGCGGCGTGGGAATCGACGAGCGGATGTCGATCGACCAGTCAATGCACTCGCTCTTCGGCGTGTCGAAGGTCGCCGCCGACGTCATGACCCAAGAGTACGGCCACTACTTCGGAATGAAGACAGTCTGCCTGCGCGGCGGCTGCCTGACCGGTCCGGCCCACAGCGGCGCCCAGCTCCACGGCTTCCTTAGTTACCTCGTGAAGTGCGCCATGCGGGGTGACAAGTACACCGTCTTCGGCTATAAGGGGAAGCAGGTCCGCGACAACATCCACAGTTACGACGTGTGCCGGGCGATCGAGGTCTTCGCAGCAAATCCTCGCCCCGGCGAGGTCTACAACATCGGCGGCGGCCCAGGGAACTCGGTTTCGATTCTCGAAGTCATCGCACGAATCGAGGAACTCTCCGGACGGCGTCTGGACTGGGAATACAGCGACAAAGCCCGCAGCGGCGATCACATCTGCTACTACACCGACCTCGGGAAATTCCGCCGCGACTACCCCGAGTGGGATATCACGAAGTCACTGGATGATATTCTGAAGGAAGAAATCGCCCAGGTAGAGAAGAGCCTGGGGTAGTTGGGTGGTTTGCCACAGATGGGGAGGATGGACACAGCTTGAGAGCAAGGACTCGTCGCCACACCAGCTAGACCATTCGCTTCCAGTACTCCAAGACCTCCGGCGGCAGGGACTCTTCCTCTCGGCTGAGGCGTGCCTCGATGATCATTCGTTCGTGTCGAACTGCCTGCGCGAAATCCTCGTAATCCTGGATGATGTCCACTTTCTCGATTTCCCGCAGCCTCTTTGCGGCGAGTTCGAGTGTCTGATCGAGGCTTTCAATCGGCCACACATAGGCGCGGCACAGGAACAGTACGAGGGTCGTGACTGACCTGACCTCCTCGTGATTCCTTTCAGTAGCTTCAGTCTTGGCCAGGTATTCGGTGATGATCTCGGAGAACTCCGAGCCGCCAAAGAAGTCATCAAAGAAATCTACTGCCGAATCGGCTTCCCATGGCAGTTCGCCCCAGGCACCCATGACTTACGCGCTCCTACTCGCCACTCGTCACTAGCCACTAATCACTGACTATTCCCCACTAGCCACTTCCCTCTTCGTCAACTCCGCAACCTTCTCCAGGAACGTATCCGGGTCGATGGGCTTGGTCATGAAGGCATCGGCTCCGATCGAGCGCCGCCATTCGTCGTCCGAACGCCCCGTTTCCTGGGTCAGCCCTGTCAGGACCATGGCTGGGATGTTCTTCGTCGTCTCGTCCTTCCGTAGTTCCATCAGCAGCTGGTAGCCGTTCATCTTCGGCATCTTCATGTCCAGCACGACCAGGACGGGGAGCGTTGCCCGGATGCAGGCCAGCCCCGACTCGCCGTCGTGGGCGATGCAGCAGGCGAACTGGCGCGACTCCAGCATCAGCCGGATCAGATCGCACACCTCGCGCTCGTCATCGATCACACAAACCTTTGGCCGATCGGGCATCATGCGCTCCTATTCTCCCATGGCGAAATCTTGCGGAGAGAGTCGGAACGGCTGCAACGAAAAGCCGCTTCGGCCTGTCGCACGAAGAGTGAGTCAACTTGCTCCGCAGGACGATGCAACACGGCATCGCGGACACCAGGTGTCGCCCTTAGCTTTTTTCTAACATAGCTGAAAGTGCAGGGGGAAATGTTCAGATCAGGCGCGCTTTGGACGGAACTGGACTTAAAGTGGGGCCGCCCCCCAGGTGGCCCAGGTGTCCCCCGCGAACCGTGATCCCGCGGCAGCCTTCTATGTCCAGTTGTGTCAGTATTTTTCCCTATGTTCTTCGATAGAGGAGAGGACGTTCCAACTACTGCCAGAATGTCATGAAAAGGTCCCCGGCTCCCGCAGGAATCGGCAGGACTTTTGGCCTCGGCTCGAAAGAACGCTTTATAGAAACGCACGCGCGAGGCTGCCAATCCGCTTGACCCCCCCGAGGGTGGCCCGCAAGGTGCGTCGCGAAGTCGGGAGGGCAATCCGGGGCAACGCGATAGCAGGACCCCAAAGTTGCGTACTTTCACTCAAAAAGAATAGATCCATTCCAATATAGGAAAGGTGCATCATGGCAAATCCGAAGGTATCTATCAACGGTTTCGGGCGTATCGGACGCCTGGTTCTGCGCGCGGCTATCGAGAAGGGCACCGTCGACGTCGTCCACATCAACGACCTGGTCCCGGTCGCCACCAATGCTCACCTGTTCAAGTATGACTCCATCCACGGCCAGTTCGATGGTGAAGTCGCCACCGACGGCAACGATCTGATCATCAATGGCAAGCGTATCCACGTGACCGCCATCAAGGATCCGACCGAGCTGCCCCACAAAGAAAACGGCGTCGACTTCGTCGTCGAGTCCACGGGTATCTTCCGCAAGAAGGCCGACGCTGGTAAGCACATCACCGCCGGCGCCAAGAAGGTCATCGTTTCCGCCCCGTCCCCGGACGCCGACGCGACCATCGTCATGGGCGTGAACTGCGACAACATCCCGGCCGATGCCGAGGTTCTGTCGAACGCCTCCTGCACCACCAACTGTCTCGCGCCGGTCGTCAAGACCCTGCAGGACAAGTGGGGTGTTGTGAAGGGCCTCGTCACCACGATCCACAGCTACACCAATGACCAGGCGGTTCTGGACATCGCGCACAAGGACCTTCGTCGTGCTCGCGCCGCCGCCATCAACATGATCCCGACTAGCAC
This genomic window from bacterium contains:
- the gap gene encoding type I glyceraldehyde-3-phosphate dehydrogenase; its protein translation is MANPKVSINGFGRIGRLVLRAAIEKGTVDVVHINDLVPVATNAHLFKYDSIHGQFDGEVATDGNDLIINGKRIHVTAIKDPTELPHKENGVDFVVESTGIFRKKADAGKHITAGAKKVIVSAPSPDADATIVMGVNCDNIPADAEVLSNASCTTNCLAPVVKTLQDKWGVVKGLVTTIHSYTNDQAVLDIAHKDLRRARAAAINMIPTSTGAAKAIGLVMPELKGKLDGLAVRVPTPNVSIVDFVAELKSNASADEVNAALREAAAGQFKGIMAVCDEPLVSGDFNHNPHSSIVDSGCTYCVDNLVKVLSWYDNEWGYSNRCIDLMVKMSK
- a CDS encoding response regulator — translated: MMPDRPKVCVIDDEREVCDLIRLMLESRQFACCIAHDGESGLACIRATLPVLVVLDMKMPKMNGYQLLMELRKDETTKNIPAMVLTGLTQETGRSDDEWRRSIGADAFMTKPIDPDTFLEKVAELTKREVASGE
- a CDS encoding tetratricopeptide repeat protein, with amino-acid sequence MIVSTAFGMYRASAMAVAAIAAIILMGCATQDTGPVEEWQQLRDEAQSYFCEWKIGSAINSESQAYDLAKEEFGEDDLRTAEILHGLAQLHRAHGDDEVAEELYHRALRLFEEHYTADDPELAQILANMAQMYADREDFEQAEAYADRSFAIREKAFGPDSPEVGQNYFLYSYIRLSEERINEAEELALRCFELRKPLGDDNESLCDELGHLATVYEFQDRYEEALELRKRAVALYEDEIAIVYPDGYINVLNGLVNTELMLGMNEEAEEHLLKALEIAQDFFGPSDAHTAEEMVGIAEVHTFVIKSDQAKDWIGKAMEAVGKAFDPNSPEYSAMHWKLEQMRSSLDDSEGALELANEWLEHAREKYETDGDARGMIIAHDAVAGALIRLKRRDETILHLEKMLKFQEIHYGANHSEVGMTHLLLACHSLLKGDKTRVEQEVAWVRAVWMTAPIDENLERVEQLQPYIRYFESQGRHDVVALILTRIVAVYDEILGPTDEKTFETLSDLTEAYSNDGDMEGALDVLKDVVARRRESPGKYQIKMISAMDDLASYYDWLDMYEESEPIYRDEIDLLTANVGPEDSWTADAWNNLGYSLWLQDKDEEAEEAYKKSIAIYDSISQDTRGRRASPTYNLALLYEYHDRAEDAERCFMQCLAMEEGELGPDHPEVAATLRSIATFYRNLGRDAEAEEFDQRATNIDGEE
- a CDS encoding tetratricopeptide repeat protein, which translates into the protein MEDLRSFRERFGDDEEALRRELEELESSVAPDLSRRHGIVGRLAEICLERKQFDEADHFAARLVELAVEEYGPIHIRVAGSLSSLATIRRKWGNWEEAKVPFYRAIEVARQVPATRTLEQGQEFLRNARDLFARGYVEEAVLDLELACPILLRHLGPDHRDYLRALQFLATAYSEIPDLDSARPIQKELLEHWRRNGGEQNGMLETALQNMARLESRAGALVEALEYFLEWRDLCLQAYGYYDLLTANAYAELGGCLRYMKRWEEAKEILEMALEIYKELDASRHPGSIEPRLDLAWVEGNTGGLQAAQSLYHEALDIQIETTGEIHPEVHRILKILASFHGMRGRHDIADQLDEDVRRIKKALEDRPANA
- a CDS encoding NAD-dependent epimerase/dehydratase family protein translates to MVTGSNGLIGSECVQHFDDLGWEVVGVDNNMRRQFFGPDGDTLWNLERLRAATRNFRHCDSDIRDRDFIDRLLGEVRPDLVIHAAAQPSHDLAARIPVDDFEVNANGTLNLLEATRQHAPEAVFVFMSTNKVYGDAPNSLPLEELETRWDFADERRGVGIDERMSIDQSMHSLFGVSKVAADVMTQEYGHYFGMKTVCLRGGCLTGPAHSGAQLHGFLSYLVKCAMRGDKYTVFGYKGKQVRDNIHSYDVCRAIEVFAANPRPGEVYNIGGGPGNSVSILEVIARIEELSGRRLDWEYSDKARSGDHICYYTDLGKFRRDYPEWDITKSLDDILKEEIAQVEKSLG
- a CDS encoding aldo/keto reductase, coding for MLYRRFGRTELQMPVLSCGGMRYQHKWEDTPLADIPDENQRNLEATIARAIGAGINHIETARGYGSSERQLGQILPKYPRESLIVQTKVAPEADSGVFRKNVLESLERLNLDYVDLLGLHGINNDETYEWSVREGGCLQVARELQSQGLVRHIGFSTHATPEFLPTAIKTDVHGGFDYVNLHWYWIYQRNWGAILEARKRDMGVFIISPSDKGGMLYNPPEKLCRLTEPVHPIIFNDLFCLSHPEVHTLSIGAAKPGDFDLHVEAIENWWDKRDEIVAPVEEALRAEIAKTFDSDYLENFEKGVPEFRHLPGDTNVQIILWLHMLAKSFDLEEYGKMRYNLLGNAGHWFPGTNAADFDEAAMREALRDTADPERIIRTLHEAHEMLVRDPVKRLSES